Below is a window of Cheilinus undulatus linkage group 8, ASM1832078v1, whole genome shotgun sequence DNA.
GTGCACCCACTTGTATCTGTAGCAAATCCATGACACTATTGTGTCTCTGGATGCAAGTAGTTTGCTCTTCTAATTAGACCAAGTAGAGAGATGGGAGGATCTGAATGAGTGTCTCACATATGAACAACAGCCTGGAGGAAATCTAGAGAGGAGCTTTATCATTAAAAAGTTTAGAGCCAAAGTCCCTCCACTTCCATCCTCTCTGTGACTTTATCACATGTCCTTAAATAGTGCAAAGTTTACACTAACTGAATCAAAACCGACCAAATAGCGGGTTCCTATTTCTCTTGCCAGTTGGGTAACTTTTGTCTAATCCCATCCTATTTCCACACCGACATATTCAGGATGAGCTCAGCCAGCCTGCATAGCCGGGAGCTTCATGCTTGTGGTTGTGGAAAGATGAATGCTCCATTGAGCGTGCAGGAAGCTTTAAATGCAGGTTTGAATCCCAAATGTGGGGACTCCATTTCCCCTGGATTTGTGGAAACCCTGTGCAGTTTAATCATACTAAAACATGCTTCCTTGGCTGAACATTGATCTGTAGGTAATGTCCTGTCATGATGGTGAGGAGTGACACTGTTTAGCATGAGATAAAGACTTGCTTTTGCTGTTCTGCATCATCAGAGGGGGAGAACCTTTGTCCTGCTGCATCGTCACAAGTCCATAGAGTTGCAGAGTCGTAACTTGAGATGGAAGATAACAACACCCTCTATTCTTTGCTGTACAGCTAAAAACCCATTGAATAAGGGATGCCATTGTATCAGAATTTAAACTTATATTATACtagaaaaatcaaatgatattgCTACCTCTTTCATTACAAAGGCAACAAAAGCCCTAGTAAGTGTAGTAAGTGTTGTAATTCTTGATCAAATGATCAAGAATTACAAGATAACTCCCACATGCTGCAAAAATATAAGTACTGTATTAGTTCCACAAAGCTGCAACTATCTTGTGCAGTTTATACAGTGTGTAGGTAGTTTGCTTGCAAATTCTAACATAGTCAGCCCCCTTATAAGATGTAGTTTGTAAAaagttttggtactttttacACCATTGGACTCACCATAAAACTATATGAAATTGTTGCATTTTATAATACCTGGTAAAATATGCGTTCTCATAACTACATTTCCCTTTTAATTTTATCAACTGGAAGGGAAAAAGTGACACTACATTGCACAAGAGTTGCATAGGTAAACTTTGTTAAGGTGAGTTTATACCATTCACCTGTATTCAGGTATGAACGACAGCATACCTGTAGTGAGGGGGCAGCAAATGGAGAGGTGTTAATTGTAAGCCTAACCCTCTATTTGGCTCTAAAGCACAAATATTCCTGCTTCTGATTGGATATTGATCCCAACCAGCATCACTTTATAGCTGATTCCTCACCACTTATCATGCAGCTTCTATTCAACTTGCCTCTAAATGTTTATGTGCCTGTAGCCTGACCCAGTGTGTATAAATAGAGCTGGCTTGTTATCTGATCACCATGGGAGAGAGAGTTAACAGACTCTAATCTGACAGGTCAGTGCCGGTAGGGAGATTTAAGATTGTATGCAAATGTGTGACAGTTTTAATTCACTCTGTAGGTTCAACTGTTTAATATGCAtacattattttcatttgtttagAGTTATGATTATATGTCAGGCTTTTTTTTGTCACCGTCTGCTATGACAGCATCAAGTCAGCTTGATGGGTGTACACTAAATCAAATGAGTCACCACATATATTAAGAAGCTGCAGTTATTTGTTTCCACTGAGGACATTGTTTTTAGAAGAAAATGCTTTATGACATGCGTGTGTCTTTCCCCCTCAGGCAGTAAAGCTAAATGTGTATGTTTAGTGACTTATGTCACTGTTTCCTCCTTTGTGTCTGCTCATAGAAAAGTTAGCACACCCTCTCCGGCTGTAGATCATCCCCTGCTTGTGTGTCTGCACTGAGGCGAGACCTCAACTTTCAAACATCTTCCAGGTCACTGGGACAGAGGAAGGGAAATGCTGCTGACTCCTAGTGACACTAGGATTTTAACGTTTagcttaaatgtttttttttttctttttttgtagtcCTACACAGTACGTTCCCTCTCTTATGGCTGTAGTTCAATGTTATAGATCTTGTCACTCTAATAAGATGATTCTTCAAAGATGGAGACAGACCTGGAGGAGCACAGGCTCCCAGGCTCTGCTGCTCTTTGTATGGGCTCTTAAGTTTCATTCACactgatgctgatgatgatgaaatgGACTTTTGAGAGCAGCAGTATTGATCCTGCCATTACAAACTATTGATTTCCATTAGACTCATGTGGTTTAACTGGatgctttttgtaattttctgcATCTTTCAAGGCATTTTTAAAAGGAGAATTCATGAGTGTCATTAACAAAATGTTTTGTCTTGTACCTGTCCAGGTGGTGCGGGCAAGGCTGGAGGAGCGAGGCGTGTGTGTCAAAGACGTGAGACTGAACGGCTCGGCTGCCAGCCACGTCCTCCATCAGGATACAGGACTAGGCTACAAGGACCTGGACCTGATTTTTGGTGTGTCGCTGAAAGACGATCAGGCCTTCCGCCTGGTGAAAGATGTGGTGCTGGACTGCCTTTTTGACTTCCTGCCAGCCGGGGTCTCAAAGGAGCGAATCACTGCGCTGACCCTCAAAGAGGCCTATGTACAGAAACTGGTCAAAGTCTGTAATGACACGGATCGCTGGAGTCTCATCTCGCTGTCCAAcaacactggcaaaaatgtggagctTAAATTTGTGGACTCTTTACGGCGGCAGTTTGAATTCAGCGTGGACTCTTTCCAGATCTGCCTCGACTCGCTGCTTTTGTTTGACCGCTGCTCAGAGACACCCATGTCTGAGAACTTTCATCCCACGGTGATTGGGGAGAGCGTGTACGGAGACTTCATGGAGGCTATGGAGCACCTCTGTCAGAGGACCATAGCCACACGCAGCCCTGAGGAGATCAGAGGGGGCGGCCTACTGAagtactgccacctgctggtgCGGGGGTTCAGACCCTCCTCAGAAGCGGACATGAAGCAGATGCAGCGCTACATGTGCTCGCGCTTCTTCATTGACTTTTCAGACATAGGAGAGCAGCAAAGAAAGCTGGAGGCTTACCTGCAGAACCACTTTGCAGGCATGGAGCACAAACGGTACGAGTGCCTGATGACTCTGCATCACGTAGTGAACGAGAGCACCGTGTGTCTGATGGGCCATGAACGCCGCCAGACTCTCAGCCTCATTTCCATGCTGGCGCTGAGGGTGCTAGCTGAGCAGAacgccatccccactgtaacGAATATCACGTGTTATTACCAGCCGGCTCCGTATGTGCAGGACATCAACTTCAGTAATTATTATATAGCACATGTGCAGCAGCCACAGATTTCACCGTGCAGTAATTCATATCAGACGTGGCTGCCCTGTAGCTGAACTGTTCAAGAGAGGTAGATGTGTCTCCATGCTCTTTATCCTTATAAGGAAATGgactgaaaaaaaagacaaaacaaaaggaaCCCATGTATGCCGAATGTGACTTGACTTAACAATCCTGTACTGCTGTCCTGATTGAGCCGACACTTTTTCTCTCACTTGTTTTGTCTTGCAAAACATCTGTAAGATTGCTGGTCATTTCTGAGATGTAGCGATAATATCATGTTTAAGTATTAAAAGGTCTTTATGAAGCTTTATATATGtccaaaatacatttttgaggaagataaaaaaaaaacattgaagctggtattttttcatactctggctttattttatttttaattacataCCGGACCAAAGATGTATTTGTTGTTCAGAAAGGGAATGTTCTTATGATTCCAAGTGCCTAAAATGAAccatgaaatgttttgaaaccaTCTGTAAAGTGAGGGGCAGGGCACCCAGTGTTTTCtacatgtctgtctctcttttcaGGAACAGAGGCATTCATTTTTGTCagattaaaaaaggcaaaactacagtgtttttgtattgtggtcatttttttaaccttggcCCTTGCTGGCATTTTAATGGGTTGCAGTCCGTTTAAACGGGCCACTATCTGAAATTTGCTTCAACATTCATGATTATAAGTTGTATCGTCACACTTGCTCCATAAACAGCAGGTCTTTATTGACCCTTTGAGAAGCTTTTGTCTGTTGTAGCATTGGATGGATGAAGGTTTGTTCCATATACTCGATAATCTGATGACAACAAGGCCCCTCATTTCCAGTAACAGGCCTGATGAAATGCATATACTGTCGTCTGGAGTGAGTACTGTTTGTTAAACTGGGGCCGAGGATCCATTACAATCTGAGGACATGAACCATAAGGAGGCTTTTCTCAAGCACAATGGCTTCTCTCTCTTCACTGATACTAAAGCTTTTTAACAAAGGCTGGCCTGTTCTCCCTTCCATGTTACCACTGGAAACCCAGCACCATTTGCTTGACTGATACCATATCCATGTCATTTTGTCTGagtcaaaatcaaaaatatacggggcagagctgaaacagtAAAGTTTGTCAAAAGACTGCTCACAGAGATTTAAAGCAGACCtggaaaaatccaaacactCACATTtgagctgatatttacatcagCCGTGCAGATAAAAAgcttattttgacagatttggTCACATCCGTTCAAGTGAACTCCAACAAGACTTTTAAGTCTGGCACTAAAGACAGCGTCAAAACTGTGGAATTATTAAAGGCTACACATTCACAACCTTATCTCTGCTTACATCTGTTAAATTTGGGGGCACTGGTGGTGCTCAAGGGTATTTTACTTAGAACAAAGTACCAAGTACTGGAGCCAATATAAAGTCAATTATGCTTAATATTAAATCCATTACCTTGGTGTCATATTCTCCTGCACACATGGTCAGATTAACCATTCTGTCTACTGTATGAACCAAGTCATCTCCAAGTTACCATAAGACCAGTATATCCAGTACATCCTACATAATACATATGGGCTACAGTGTTTCAGTCCCACAGAAAGACATTACTTAAGCAGTCGGGATGGCCATCCTGTCCGGTCTGTTCTGtgtgtaaaatattttatttttctttccttaTGATGAAATTCATTTACAGTGTGTTGTATAAAGACATTCAGATAAGGGTCAGTGTACTTTCAGGCagttccatttcctggttgaaacgaGCCTCAGATCAGGTAAAACTCCAGCTATTCTGGTTTTtgctttttgaaaaaagaaaagaaaaagaaaaacaagaaaaggagctgttttcccttttttcctgtaaaaagGAAACTGAAAAACCGGCggtgttcagttttttttttcatttcagtcaaTTTTCGATAGAAATCacaacataattttaaaaaatgggcccaacaattttttttaactttgtgtcTTCATTTTCTTGCTTTGACGATTGCCTtgaagaaaaggaaatcatgtgacccatgggaaaggtgaacatttccaaataaatgcctccatgtcaaaataaaagcctacatAGCCATCCATTGTGTTAATAGGCCTAATTGAAGTCTATATTTTTGAATAAACCTTTCAACCAAACAAAACAATCCTGATATGAAAATCTGATCTGTGTTGTGGACATGGATAAATACCTGCAGCATT
It encodes the following:
- the tent5ba gene encoding terminal nucleotidyltransferase 5ba, producing MSCGDASDQSRRFCVLSWDQVQRLDSILGEAVPIHGRGNFPTLSVQPRQIVQVVRARLEERGVCVKDVRLNGSAASHVLHQDTGLGYKDLDLIFGVSLKDDQAFRLVKDVVLDCLFDFLPAGVSKERITALTLKEAYVQKLVKVCNDTDRWSLISLSNNTGKNVELKFVDSLRRQFEFSVDSFQICLDSLLLFDRCSETPMSENFHPTVIGESVYGDFMEAMEHLCQRTIATRSPEEIRGGGLLKYCHLLVRGFRPSSEADMKQMQRYMCSRFFIDFSDIGEQQRKLEAYLQNHFAGMEHKRYECLMTLHHVVNESTVCLMGHERRQTLSLISMLALRVLAEQNAIPTVTNITCYYQPAPYVQDINFSNYYIAHVQQPQISPCSNSYQTWLPCS